The Triticum aestivum cultivar Chinese Spring chromosome 3A, IWGSC CS RefSeq v2.1, whole genome shotgun sequence genome includes a region encoding these proteins:
- the LOC123058814 gene encoding acidic endochitinase SE2-like: MASRSLTPFQLTATLFVALLATCHAGSIAVYWGQNDGEASLAEMCASGNYEFVILAFLPKFGKSQTPQLNLASHCDPSSGGCRSQSKDIKECQSRGVKVLLSIGGGDGSYGLSSPGDARQVAMYLWNNYLGGASSSGPLGDVMLDGIDFDIEQGSAKFWNDLATDLKNLGKNGGKTVLLSAAPQCPFPDEWDSGAINTGLFDFVWVQFYNNEECQFSAGRGAFMDAWKKWESVPAVKIFLGLPASKDAAGTGFVPAGELTSRVLPLIKGSPKYGGVMLWSKFYDDRTGYSSAIKSDV; this comes from the coding sequence ATGGCGAGCCGTTCTCTCACCCCTTTCCAGCTCACTGCCACCCTCTTCGTGGCACTCCTTGCCACGTGTCATGCTGGCAGTATCGCCGTGTACTGGGGCCAGAACGACGGTGAGGCATCGTTGGCTGAGATGTGCGCGTCTGGGAACTATGAGTTCGTCATCCTCGCTTTTCTCCCGAAATTCGGCAAGAGCCAGACGCCGCAGCTGAACCTTGCCAGCCACTGCGACCCTTCCTCCGGTGGATGCAGAAGCCAGAGCAAGGACATCAAAGAGTGCCAGAGCCGCGGCGTGAAAGTCCTGCTCTCCATCGGCGGTGGTGACGGTAGTTACGGTCTCTCGTCCCCCGGCGACGCACGGCAAGTTGCCATGTACCTCTGGAACAACTACCTGGGTGGTGCGTCCTCGTCAGGTCCCCTCGGCGATGTCATGCTCGACGGCATTGACTTTGACATCGAGCAAGGCAGCGCCAAGTTCTGGAACGATCTTGCCACTGACCTGAAGAATTTGGGAAAGAACGGAGGCAAGACCGTCTTGCTGAGCGCGGCTCCGCAGTGCCCATTCCCGGATGAATGGGACAGCGGTGCGATCAACACGGGACTGTTTGACTTTGTGTGGGTGCAGTTCTACAACAACGAGGAATGCCAGTTCAGTGCGGGACGCGGGGCATTCATGGATGCGTGGAAGAAGTGGGAGTCGGTGCCGGCCGTGAAGATCTTCCTGGGGTTGCCAGCCTCCAAGGACGCGGCAGGCACAGGGTTTGTCCCTGCCGGAGAGCTCACCTCACGTGTGCTGCCGCTCATCAAGGGCTCTCCAAAGTACGGTGGTGTCATGCTATGGTCCAAGTTCTATGACGACCGCACGGGCTACAGCTCCGCCATCAAGAGCGACGTGTGA